Proteins encoded in a region of the Zea mays cultivar B73 chromosome 4, Zm-B73-REFERENCE-NAM-5.0, whole genome shotgun sequence genome:
- the LOC103653979 gene encoding heat shock 70 kDa protein 17 — MAQSCSWGILLAVLVAGLAAAVAVPPATAAVASIDLGSEWLKVAAVHLAPGRAPIAVATNEMSKRKSPALAALADGNRLIGEEAAGITARHPSKVFARARDLLAKPFSYVQSVTESLFLPYDLVPDARGAAAVRADDGQVYSLEEIVAMVLHYAAGLADAHVGAPVRDAVIAVPPYFGQAERRALTQATQLAGINVLALINEHAGAALQYGIDKDFSNASRHVIFYDMGAGSTYAALVCYSAYNAKEFGKTVSVNQFQVKDVRWNSELGGVEMEMRLVNYFADQFNKQLGNVVDIRQSPKAMAKLKKQVKRTKEILSANTAAPISVESLYNDVDFRSSITREKFEELCEDLWEQALTPVKEVLTHSGMKIDDIYAVELIGGATRVPKLQAKLQEFLGRRGLDKHLDADEAIVLGASLHAANLSDGIKLNRKLGMIDGSTYALVLEIDGPGYFKDESIDQILVPRMKKMPIKMFRSIRHTKDFDVSLNYDKAYELPPGIPSHKFAEYSVSGLTDASEKYAHRNLSAPIKANLHFSLSRSGIIALDRAEAVIEITEWVEVPKKILTLESNITNQNSSFEVGLANSTTDSNENLSSGSDNNSSTPIDEGNVQEIIAENVLKKRTFRVPLKVVEKTTGAGTILSKELYSEAKNRLEALDKKDAERRKTAELKNNLESYIYSMKEKLEESTGILTVSTEQERESFAQKLSEVQDWLYMDGEDAQANEFKERLGQLKAIGDPILFRLSELKARPAACENARLYLDELQKIVNKWETNKPWLPKKRVDEVVSQAEKVKAWLEEKENLQKNTPVYSSPVFTSEQVYEKVLDLQDKVSSVNRIPKPKPKVEKKTAEEEPASKGKTTSSESAPNEGEYTETSQEPKAREGDHSASANSSDLDPESHDEL, encoded by the exons ATGGCGCAGTCCTGTAGTTGGGGAATCCTCCTCGCCGTCCTCGTCGCGGGACTCGCGGCGGCCGTCGCCGTCCCGCCGGCGACCGCGGCGGTGGCGAGCATCGACCTCGGCTCGGAGTGGCTTAAGGTCGCGGCTGTGCATCTTGCCCCGGGCCGTGCTCCGATCGCTGTTGCCACCAACGAGATGTCCAAGCGCAAGTCCCCGGCCCTCGCCGCGCTCGCCGACGGCAACCGTCTCATTGGGGAGGAGGCGGCGGGCATCACGGCGCGGCACCCGTCCAAAGTATTCGCCCGCGCGCGGGACCTCTTGGCCAAGCCCTTCTCCTACGTGCAGTCCGTCACGGAGTCGCTCTTCCTCCCCTACGACCTCGTCCCCGACGCGCGCGGCGCCGCCGCGGTCCGCGCCGATGACGGGCAGGTATACTCCCTCGAGGAGATCGTCGCCATGGTGCTCCACTATGCCGCGGGGCTCGCCGATGCGCACGTTGGGGCGCCCGTGCGGGACGCTGTGATCGCCGTGCCGCCCTACTTCGGGCAGGCCGAGCGCCGGGCGTTGACGCAGGCCACGCAGCTGGCTGGAATCAACGTGCTTGCTCTCATCAACGAGCACGCTGGGGCCGCGCTTCAGTACGGGATTGACAAGGACTTCTCCAATGCGTCGCGGCATGTCATCTTTTACGACATGGGCGCTGGTAGCACCTATGCTGCATTAGTGTGCTACTCGGCATACAACGCCAAGGAGTTCGGAAAGACAGTCTCCGTTAACCAGTTCCAG GTTAAGGACGTTAGATGGAACTCTGAACTTGGAGGCGTCGAAATGGAAATGCGTCTGGTCAACTATTTTGCTGATCAATTCAATAAGCAGCTCGGTAATGTGGTTGATATCCGTCAGTCTCCCAAGGCAATGGCTAAGTTGAAAAAGCAAGTCAAACGCACCAAAGAAATTCTTAGTGCAAACACTGCAGCTCCAATTTCAGTAGAATCTCTGTATAATGATGTTGATTTCAG GAGTAGCATAACACGTGAGAAATTTGAAGAGCTCTGTGAGGATTTATGGGAGCAAGCTCTGACTCCAGTTAAAGAAGTGCTGACACATTCTGGCATGAAGATCGATGATATCTATGCTGTAGAACTAATAGGAGGAGCTACCAGGGTTCCAAAACTGCAG GCTAAACTGCAGGAATTTCTGGGTCGGCGCGGGCTGGATAAACATCTTGATGCTGATGAAGCAATTGTTCTTGGAGCTTCACTTCATGCTGCTAACCTGAGTGACGGGATTAAGTTGAACCGTAAGTTGGGAATGATTGATGGCTCCACTTATGCTTTGGTACTTGAGATAGATGGTCCGGGTTATTTCAAGGATGAAAGCATTGATCAAATTTTGGTGCCAAGAATGAAGAAAATGCCAATAAAG ATGTTTAGATCCATCAGACATACCAAGGATTTTGATGTGTCTCTCAACTATGACAAAGCTTATGAACTGCCTCCAGGCATTCCATCACACAAGTTTGCAGAGTATTCTGTATCGGGACTGACAGATGCCAGTGAAAA GTATGCACACCGTAATTTATCTGCACCCATCAAAGCAAATCTACATTTTTCTTTGAGTAGAAGTGGAATTATTGCTCTTGATAGAGCAGAAGCAGTAATTGAGATAACTGAATGGGTTGAAGTTCCAAAGAAGATATTGACTCTAGAGAGTAACATCACCAATCAGAATTCATCTTTTGAAGTAGGATTAGCTAATAGCACTACAGATAGTAATGAAAATTTGAGTTCTGGCAGTGATAATAATTCCAGCACTCCCATTGATGAGGGCAATGTTCAAGAAATTATTGCAGAGAATGTGCTAAAGAAAAGAACATTTAGGGTTCCATTGAAG GTTGTGGAAAAAACAACTGGTGCTGGAACAATTCTTTCAAAGGAGTTGTATTCTGAAGCAAAAAATAGGTTAGAGGCACTCGATAAGAAGGATGCTGAGCGGAGGAAAACTGCTGAACTTAAGAATAACCTAGAGTCATACATATATTCTATGAAGGAGAAG TTGGAAGAAAGCACAGGTATTTTGACTGTCTCAACTGAACAGGAGAGGGAATCCTTTGCGCAGAAACTTAGTGAG GTGCAGGATTGGTTGTACATGGACGGTGAAGATGCTCAAGCTAATGAATTCAAAGAGCGCCTTGGTCAACTTAAGGCCATTGGTGATCCGATTCTTTTCAG ATTGAGTGAATTAAAAGCCCGACCAGCTGCCTGTGAAAATGCTCGATTGTATCTTGATGAGCTGCAAAAG ATTGTGAACAAGTGGGAGACAAATAAACCATGGCTCCCCAAAAAGAGAGTAGATGAG GTTGTGAGTCAAGCAGAGAAAGTGAAAGCTTGGCTGGAGGAGAAGGAAAACCTGCAGAAAAA TACCCCTGTCTATAGCTCACCAGTTTTCACATCTGAACAAGTTTATGAGAAAGTTCTGGACTTACAAGATAAG GTCTCAAGTGTCAACAGAATTCCAAAACCAAAACCCAAGGTCGAGAAGAAAACAGCAGAGGAAGAGCCTGCTAGCAAGGGGAAAACCACATCTTCGGAATCTGCACCCAACGAGGGAGAGTACACCGAAACGTCTCAGGAACCTAAGGCTCGAGAAGGGGATCATTCAGCATCAGCCAACAGTAGTGATTTAGATCCTGAATCTCACGACGAGTTGTGA